TTGAGGGTATCTCTTTTTATATTTTCTTACTTCTTCAGCTGGGAGCATGTGGGCCATGGGACACTCTGCCTGGGTATCAGGTATCACTATCTTTTTGGATGGATTTAAGATGGCCGCAGTTTCGGCCATGAAGTCCACTCCACAAAAGATAACCAGATCCGCTTCCTCTATTTGCGAAGCTTTGATACACAGTTCCAGAGAATCGCCTAAAAAATCTGCAATCTCCTGTATTTCCTGAGTTTGATAATTATGAGCCAGTATTATGGCATTTTTTTCTTCTTTAAGTTTAAGAATTTCTTCCTGTTCTTGGTTCAACCTGAACTCTCCTTTAATTAGGTTCATTAGAATGATAGTCCCTGGTTTAGGGATGTGAAGATTACAAAAAATGGCAAGAATGACCTATATAAAAAATCTTATTATATTTCCCTATTAAAAAAACTTTCCCATATTTGTAAAGATTTAATATGATCAGAAGATATTGGATATAACCCCTGAAATAAGGGATTATTTTAGATTTATCCTTAGAATACCCCTATTTAGCTAAACTAATCTATTTCTGCACCTTCCAGGGCACATTTGCAGGGACAATTTCCATCACTAGAAATGTTAATAACCGAATTGTAAATTAGTTTGGTTAATTCCTTCTTTTTCTCATCCAGAATTTCAAATACCTCATCTATGGTGATTTTCTCTGAGGATACTGAAGCTGCGTAATTGGAAACCATGCATATGGATGCGTAGCACATTTCAAGTTCCCGGGCCAGGACGACTTCGGGTAGGCCAGTCATACCCACCACTGTACCCCCGATCTGGCGGAACATGCGGATCTCGGCTGGGGTTTCAAATCTGGGCCCCTCGGTGCACACGTATACACCGCCCTTAATTAGTTTACCATCTACCTTTCGCCCGGCAGAGATTATGGTTTCTGCCAGCTGGGGACAGTATGGTTGAGTGACGTCCACGTGAACTGCACGGTCATCATAGAAGGTGAAAGGCCTTTTGCGGGTGAAATCCAAAAAATCGTCAGGTATTAGGAATTCTCCAGGTTTAATGGATTCATCTAGGGATCCTACTGCATTGGTGGCAATGATTGCTTCGGCCCCCAGCATTTTAAGAGCGTAGATGTTGGCCTGGTAATTGATCATGTGGGGCGGGTTATCATGACCCTCCCGGTGGCGTGGTAAGAAGGCAACCTCCTGATCTTCAAATTTTAGTATAGATATGGGGGGAGATTCACCAAATGGTGTGTTTAAGACCTTTTTCTCCTTTAATTCTCCCATTTCGACTATCTGGTACACTCCAGTGCCACCTACAATTCCGATCATGTTCTCTAGTTCTCCTTTTGTAACCTTAAAAAAAATATTATAAAGGGTTTTTATCCCTTGGCTACTCCCATTGGCACCATTCTACCCACTAATCTAGAGATACCTGCTGTGTGTGCGGTTTTAACCACTTGGTCCACATCTTTATAGGCTCCTGGGGCTTCTTCTGCCACCACTGGCATGGAATTGGCCTTCACATATATGCCCTTACCTTCCAGGATTTTGAGGATGTCTTCTCCACGGTAGCTACGTTTGGCACCGGCACGGCTCATCTGGCGTCCGGCACCATGGGCAGTGGATCCAAAGGTTTCATCCATTGCAGTCTGTGTACCGTGTAAGACATAGGAAGATGTACCCATGGTTCCAGGGATGAGTACAGGCTGACCAATTTTCCGATAATCTGATGGTAATTCCTCTCTTCCAGGTCCAAATGCACGAGTGGCTCCTTTTCGATGGACATAGAGCTGATTGTTCTTTCCTTTAATGGTGTGTATCTCTTTCTTGGCAATATTATGGGCCACATCATAAACAATCTTCATACCCATGTCTTCGGCATCCCTATGGAATATCTGTTCAAAGGATTCCCGTACCCAGTGAACAATCATTTGTCGGTTGGTCCAGGCGTAGTTGGCAGCAGCAGACATTGCCGCGAAATAATCATGGGCTTCTTCTGATTCTACAGGGGCACAGGCTAGTTGTCTGTCAGGTAGGTTGATCTGGTAACGTTTGGCTGCCTTGTCCATGGTACGCAGGTAATCACTGCAAACCTGGTGTCCGCATCCCCTACTTCCAGAATGGATGAGTACGGTTACCTGTCCTTCTTCCAGGCCGAATGTTTCAGCGGCTTCTTTATCGAATATTTCCTCTACTTTCTGAACTTCCAGGAAGTGGTTTCCCGAGCCCAGGCTGCCCAGCTGGGGTATTCCCCTTTTCTTGGCCTTATCACTCACCCGGGCCGAGTCGGCATCAGCCATGCATCCCTTCTCCTCCAGGTATTCCAGGTCTTCTTCCCAGCCGTAACCATTTTCCACAGCCCACTTGGCACCGTTGTCCAGGACATCATCGATTTCACCCTCTCGGAGTCTTATTTTTCCTTTGCTCCCTACACCTGAGGGTACGTTCCGGAACATGACATCAATCAGTTCTTTGATTCGGGGCTGAACCTCATCATAGGTTAGATCTGTGCGGAGAAGTCTTACACCACAGTTTATATCAAATCCCACCCCTCCAGGACTTATAACTCCGGTTCGACTGCTGAAAGCTCCGACCCCACCTATGCTGAATCCGTAGCCGA
This DNA window, taken from Methanobacterium subterraneum, encodes the following:
- the mtnP gene encoding S-methyl-5'-thioadenosine phosphorylase, with the translated sequence MIGIVGGTGVYQIVEMGELKEKKVLNTPFGESPPISILKFEDQEVAFLPRHREGHDNPPHMINYQANIYALKMLGAEAIIATNAVGSLDESIKPGEFLIPDDFLDFTRKRPFTFYDDRAVHVDVTQPYCPQLAETIISAGRKVDGKLIKGGVYVCTEGPRFETPAEIRMFRQIGGTVVGMTGLPEVVLARELEMCYASICMVSNYAASVSSEKITIDEVFEILDEKKKELTKLIYNSVINISSDGNCPCKCALEGAEID
- a CDS encoding RtcB family protein yields the protein MVMEETLKKVRDCVWEVPGDYKKEMRVPGRIYLDDESIKTLEKGAVDQVANVACLPGIQKFSIGLPDIHFGYGFSIGGVGAFSSRTGVISPGGVGFDINCGVRLLRTDLTYDEVQPRIKELIDVMFRNVPSGVGSKGKIRLREGEIDDVLDNGAKWAVENGYGWEEDLEYLEEKGCMADADSARVSDKAKKRGIPQLGSLGSGNHFLEVQKVEEIFDKEAAETFGLEEGQVTVLIHSGSRGCGHQVCSDYLRTMDKAAKRYQINLPDRQLACAPVESEEAHDYFAAMSAAANYAWTNRQMIVHWVRESFEQIFHRDAEDMGMKIVYDVAHNIAKKEIHTIKGKNNQLYVHRKGATRAFGPGREELPSDYRKIGQPVLIPGTMGTSSYVLHGTQTAMDETFGSTAHGAGRQMSRAGAKRSYRGEDILKILEGKGIYVKANSMPVVAEEAPGAYKDVDQVVKTAHTAGISRLVGRMVPMGVAKG